The segment GTGGTAAAATGATTGTTTGTGTTGGCCTTCCACTACCGTGAATCATGCCATTTTATAGAATATGCTAGTGAGTGGAGTACATGAGATGAGGGTTTTGATTTCCTTTTCTTATTTGCACATGCTAATTCATTATCATTTGCACCTAATACACTATAAAGTCATCACAAAAAACTAAACCTTTATGCTTATCtcttttgaaaaaagaaaatgaacagTATGACTCAAAGTAGATagacaaaatatttgtatagCTTGAAATTTGTGGTAGAAATAAAATGTAAGGATTCACTCCACTAAGAAAATCACAATATCCAACAACTTTTTGTACTACGACAAATACTTTTGTTTTATCTTATCTTCTCAAAAACATCTAAACCCAAATGGCGCCTGTGTAAATTTTATATTGGTAAGTTTTATATTCCATATTAATGTTCATGTTTATTATACTTCTAATGCTGCGTATCAAACTAACTATacattaaaataactatatattgaAAAGAATAATTGGTTCCTTATCTTTTTTTGAACACTATTGGTTCCTTATCAATCTTTAAATCCATAGCAGAAACTTTTGAAAACATTATTTCTAGTGACGAATTAAGtcaatattttaaacaatttttgaTCACAAGTCCACAGCTAAACCTTAACTTTCTAGAAAGTAGAACATAACGTGGACAGTATAATAGTATAATTTGAAACTTGATACCGCCGTCCACCGACGTTTAACACATCCAACGTTTGTCGACGGCAGCTATTCCTATCCATCATCGCCCATTTTTATCTTGGATAATCACTAGAgctatatatacttattatacAAAAACAATAGCTAACTTTTATGTAACGTAGTGATTTACATTACAAATCCATCATATCACAAGATTTAGGATGATCATAGATCAtcagatatatatgtacatatatatatattgtattgaCAACCTCTcgttaacaaaaacaaaattgaaaatatacTGTATGTTTTTCCGACAGAATATTCAGGCAATGACTTCATCTTTTATTCGATATGCTTTATTGaataaattaaaccaaaacaaGGACCACGTTTTTCAGACACTGAAACTCGAAGCAGATAACAACTACAATGATGTCAATTAACGAATTTAGCTCACTCATCTTAGTGGTAAAGCAGGTTGCTTTCAAAGTATAAGAAGTGACTAGTGACTACACTGTTACATAATACTTGATGAACAAATGTATTGTAACGATTGAACTGTATTGTTACAAACTTACACAATAAGTAGAAtcattaatgtataataaaaaaataacaagtgGTATTAGTCAATATTTGAGTTCCTATCTACTCTGCTTTTTGTTATCTGATTATAGTAATTCTTCTTTTCTagttgtattatttatttatttacctatTAAAacattagaaaattaaatttaatgcaCACTGATTTCAtcattttcaaacttttctaTGTAAAATACACAATagaatatgtatattatttacttttagcATAACTAGCTCTTATCTGCAAGACTGCAAGTGTAAATTAATTAAAGTCTTCTTGTCGCCAACTTTTTGACAGTCCGGTGGCTAGAATCatgttcatatatttaaatttgaaaaggACAAATACATTATACACTAAAGGGAGAAAGAAATGAATATTATAGTTGAGAATTTAAAGATAGAAGAAACAGACCATTTTTATAGACCCAttggtttcttctttcttttttttttttggtgtgaaTTGGTTTCTTCTTTCTTGTAATAACCAAGGACACGATCATGCTTTGCTGGGAataaacatcttttttttttataaccgtgGAGTCCCAGGTTTCGCCCAGACTAATCCCACGAAACCAACGGCAAtccacgtattcttgcgatttaatGTTAACCCCGTGACCACTGTATGTCGAACCCAAGACGCTTTCTCTTTGGCGCTTACCATTGGGCCAcctttagaagaaaaaaacgtttcaataaatatattaaatcaatgaCTATAATTTGAGATCGTTTTATGATATTTTCGTAAATGacttttttaatgattttgacATTGCCGATCTATATAATCTTGATGTTTGTCGGTAAGTAATGTACCATCTAAATTTAGTAGTTGATATATCTAAagttctttttattaatttgtgtcGTCTACACAGAAGTTCAACTAATCCTCAAGAAGAAAATATCGACAACTTGCCCAGTCCTAGACTTTCTAATAAGATCTATAGCTCAATCTATACGAAAgcaaataatagcaatttaattcATGATAACCTCAAATCAACTCTTTTCGTACCGCTACCATGATTTTGCAGGGTTTTCTCAAACAAGGTTCAGTCTTAAGATTATCCAAGGCTCTGATATATATAAACACTATTAGATCCCTTATGGCCTCTCTTTGTCGCTTCTCCTTGTTCGTCCtcatgaaataaatacttttctttttttttttaacattatgaaataaatacttgattcttttttttggtacgcatgttaaaataaagatttgattcttttgaaaacattctattcttttttttttgaaaaagttaaaacattCTATTCTTACTACGTAACGTTTGAACTTTGAAGATGTATTCTCTAAAGCACCACTTTTGTTATTTCAAGGAAGAGTGGAGAAAATTTCTCATAATGATGCCTATATTTTTTACCTGGAGACAACCCAATTTTACAATCTGTTACATATAAAGAACAACTAACATGGTAATAAcaaaatcttgattttttttgttcttccgTGATAAAGATATTACATATTTTTCTATGCGATGACCATATCGACTCCTTGATCGGTGGCTGAAAGTCCGGTGCCTCGACCTTGAAGCTGGACACAACCGGCTTGGCATGCACCCACACAAATTTCTTGCGTTGCTTCGGTCACTTTCATGCATATTGGCATACATTCTCTATGGCATAACGGCAATACTTTCTTTCCTAATAGGGCTTCTTGTCCAGACACAATCTTCATCCATGATAAAACCGTAATTATCATCAAACTCAGGGTGACTAAGTTTCTGCTCCGGCTCTTCATTCTCTTGCTTCGTACGTGAAAAAAATCGATGAAAGAGAGATAACGAGGGATGCATAGTTTCTTGGGAGGCAAGGGAATAATTTTGAACAAAAGGGGATGGTTAAGATTCAAAAGAAAGTCATGGCCTTATATGTGATCGGTTTTTCCGTGAGTATTCACTATTTATAAATAGATAGCAAAGAACcgagacccgaaaagaaaaagaagatgttTTAGTTctgcttttttgtttgtttgctgCTGGGTAAATGTGAGTTATCTAGTTTTTACTTATAATATGGAAAGAATCACCAATTTAAAACTATGCATATACGAACATAACACACAACATAATATCAGTTTGTTATATTAGCTCAACGATATgaattaatattgtttataaacTATTTACAGTAAAATTCATTACATATATGAGATATTTATCATAAACATGAAAGTTCAAATAAGTTCAGCCATAGTTGAGCTGGAATATTTCATTTTGGACAAAGAAACTTCCTTGTAGCAAATGTAATACCATTCTTAAATTAGATTTGCATCCTCTTTTAAGTGTAATCTGATTTTTCAAGAGTTGCAAAGAAATCAAACTGTACTAAGGTATAATTCCAAATAAcaacataaaaatattcaaaagaaaTATAGAGTATTTGGAGATTTTGGAGTGTAATATTGTAATTGAGAAGCTTTTATCAGCGCAAAGATGAGTTATAAGCATACCGCAGTATCTACCTAAATTGAGCACATCAAGTGCTTAAGTTGTACATAATGAAGAGCTTAAACAAACATTAAGAATCTCAGACTGTATATACTTAAAACTTTGCTAacaattgtttttataaatttcttcTTCTCGGAGCATTAAACATATTTTCGCCTCTTTTCCTTAAATATTCAATGTTTTTCAATCATGACTCAAAtgaatgatatttttttggaacGAGGTCTATGTATGATAAATTTTCTTTCAAAGATCCACAAGAAATCTGAAAAtagtaaaacaaagaaaaaaaatcaagatgaAAAAAAATGAGATTAAACAAAAAGACTTATCCAAAATCTTCTTGTGGCTGCTTTGACTACCTTAACATAAGCTTGTTCTTTGGTTTTAGTTAAAGACCtatatttagataattagaCCAATCAAAATTGAATCCAATTCAAACAAACTAATGATCATAGTTTGATGTGGACGTAATCATCAATTTGAAACTTAACACATAACATAATATCAGGAGGATGAGTGTTTTCACTCATGCTTCAAAGAATGAAATTTCTTCTTAGGAGCAAGCAAGTTGTAGGCAAGATATTCatccaaaattctaaaacagacttgtgaaaagaaaataattcagAAGAACGTCTATATGAAAAAATGATATGAAAGATATTAATTTAAGTTAAATATTTCCTTGTAACTTCGGTCATGTTGATGAACAATCATTCTTCAGTCcgaagagagaaaaaagaatTAAACTCACTAAGAGTTGTGCAGCATAAAGCCTCATGAGTATACAAAGTTCACATAA is part of the Raphanus sativus cultivar WK10039 chromosome 5, ASM80110v3, whole genome shotgun sequence genome and harbors:
- the LOC108835906 gene encoding uncharacterized protein LOC108835906, which gives rise to MKSRSRNLVTLSLMIITVLSWMKIVSGQEALLGKKVLPLCHRECMPICMKVTEATQEICVGACQAGCVQLQGRGTGLSATDQGVDMVIA